The genomic segment TTTCTTCAGTATTAAAATTTAATGGAGGCTGTCTATCGACTTCTATTTTTATCCTCAAATTTTTATTAGAACGCACTCCAGTTTCTTTAATAATATCTTCTAACACAATTTCTTGCCATATTGTTTCAGCTTTTAGGAAAGCAGAATCAATCGCAGATTTTACTGTTTTTTTCTTTTCTCTAATACTAACAGTAAGTCCTAAGGAATTAAATTCGTCTTGAATATCATTAAAATAGGGCTCAATTGAAAAATTTGTATTGGGTTTTAATAAAGAAAAATCTAAATCCTCTGAATACCTATCCAGTCCATAAAAAATTCTTAGAGCAGTTCCTCCATAAAAAGCGGCTTTCTCAAAAAAATTAGTTCTTGACAAACCCGCTAATGTAATTTCTTGCATTATTTCTCTTAATGCAGATAAGATTTCTTCTTCGTTTTTAGGCTCATATTCGGCTATCCATTCTTTTATCATAATTCTCTTAGTGTTTTAATAAGCATATTTAAACTGCTTTTTTTAGGCGCATTTTCAATCCATAATTCTATAATTTTGGTGTTTAATGTGTTTAATACGTCGCTATCTATTCGAAGGTCTTCCATTAAAAATTCTTGTGTTTGTTTAACACTTCTAAGATTAATTTTTGGTGTTAGCACAATTTTATCACACAAAGCTTTTTCGGGTGAAGCAA from the Polaribacter cellanae genome contains:
- a CDS encoding nucleotidyl transferase AbiEii/AbiGii toxin family protein, giving the protein MIKEWIAEYEPKNEEEILSALREIMQEITLAGLSRTNFFEKAAFYGGTALRIFYGLDRYSEDLDFSLLKPNTNFSIEPYFNDIQDEFNSLGLTVSIREKKKTVKSAIDSAFLKAETIWQEIVLEDIIKETGVRSNKNLRIKIEVDRQPPLNFNTEEKLLLRPFSFYVKCFTKPSLFAGKMHALLFRKWKTRVKGRDWYDLEWYIKKGIPLDVKHFLTRAKDTNDWQNTNISNEQIIELLNTKIETVSFSSIKEDVVRFIPNDNVLKVWSSNYFKDLVEKIKFENSQI